In the genome of Deltaproteobacteria bacterium, the window CAGGAAAAGGCGGCTCGGGGAACTGGCCTATGCAGGCTATCCCCTGGTAATCTATGAGTCACCCCACCGAATCCGGGATACACTGGCCGATATCATGGAGGTCCTGGGCAACCGTGAGGCCATGATCGCCCGCGAGATTACCAAAATCTACGAAGAATTCCTGCGCGGATCAGTTAAGAATATTCTCGACATGATGGAGAACCGGAAGATCAAGGGAGAAATCACACTTCTTCTGGCAGGGGGCGAGGCTCCCCGCCTTCCCATGGATCTGGATAGAGCCATTAATGAGATGAGACAGGCCGGCCTGTCCGCAAAACAGACGGCGGTGATCCTTTCGGACCTTGCCGGGGAGAACCGGCGGAAGATCTACAAAAAGGCCTGCGAAGTGAGGAGCAAATATGGATGAAAAACAGATACGGAAGATTATCGAGAAACACATGGTTGACGGAAAGCTGTCCTGCGCCGATGCCCATCATATCGCAGATGAGAACAGGATACACCTGACAACCATCGGCAGAATCTGCAACGAAGGAGAGGAGCAGATTCGGATCACAAAGTGCATGCTGGGGTGTTTTTAACCTTTGGGTCACCCTGGAAATGAGTACCTGGATGAATACCAGATCGGGTAAAAAGATAATTTAACACAGAGTACACGGGGTTTCACCGGCCGAAGCTTTACGCGAAGGCTGGTGAAACCCTCTTGAAAAAACCCTGTGGCATGACTGTGATAAATCAGCTTTTGACCTTTTCAGCTCCGCCCGGGATTGCCGCGTCACTCTCGTCTGCCTCGATGCTCCTCGCAATGACAGCAAAATAGTAATATAAGGTACGCATTAACCGGATGAACCTTTTCTTTAAAACCCTGTGGTGCAGCCTGCAAGCGACTGCACTGTGGTGAAAGAATGGGGTCTAGGGCCAAGTTTTCCGTCTTCTAAATCCGGCGACTATGCCGAGCCCCAACCACACACTGACCAGGGACGACCCCCCGTAACTGAGAAACGGCAGCGGAAGACCGACCACGGGCAGAATTCCGATGGCCATGGCGATGTTGATGACTTCCTGCATGGCCAGGCCGCAGGAAATGCCCACCACGGTCAGGACACCGAAACGGGTCCGGGTCGCCTCAACGTGACTGAGCATCCAGAGCGTCAGGAACAGCATCAGCCCTAGGACCAGTACGATCCCGACGAAGCCGAACTCCTCACCCAGGACGGAGACAATGAAATCGGTGTGCTGTTCGGGGATGAAACGAAGCTGTGACTGGGTTCCCTGGAGATATCCTTTGCCGAAAAACCCTCCTGATCCTATGGCGATTTTGGACTGGACGATGTGGTACCCGGACCCCAGGGGATCCCTTTCGGGGTTGAGGAAATTCAGGATTCTCTCCTGCTGATATCCCTTCATGGTGAAAAAGAGAAAGGGAGCCACCAGAGCCGCGCTTCCGGTCATGAAGAGGATTGTCCACCTCTTTATCCCAACCATCAGAAAAATTGGTATCGCCAGAAGGATGAAAAAAATGGCGGTCCCCAGGTCCGGCTGTAATGCAACGGGGATCACATAAGCCGCGACCATGGCCATGGGAACGGCGATTCCGTCCAGCCCGTAGGGCGGGGATTGCTTCTGTTTGTGGAAATACCGTGCAAGGGCCAGGACAAGAGCGAGCTTGGCTATCTCAGAAGGCTGAATGGTCAACCCGCCGATGTGAATCCAGCGCTGAACGCCTCCCGATATTTTCCCCACGACGGCAAGAGTGGTAAGAACCGCAAAAACGGCTCCGTAAAGCAGATAAGCGCTCCGTCTCAGATGACGCCTGTCGATGAAATATCCCACAAAGTAGGCCGCTACGGCCACAGCCAGCCAGTAGGCCTGTTTGAGATAGTATCCCTCCGAGGGGTTGTTAACCGTGGCGGATCGTATGATCATGATACCGATGAAAGACAGGATCAGCGCTGAAGCGAGCATTACCCAGTCAACGTCCGGGAGTCCGAAAAACCTTTTCATGTCCCCTCTCCCGGCGGTTTGGCGGCATCGTAACCGGATTTTACCATGATCTCCCTGTATTTTCTGAGGATGCGGCCCACTATGGGGGCAGCCGAGGAAGAACCATGGCCCCCGTGCTCGACCACCACGGCGACGGCCACTTCAGGGTCCTCCGCTGGAGCAAAAGCGGCAAACCAGCCATGGTCCCTCAACTCCAGCGGTATCTCCTCCGGCTTCTTGCCTTCCCAATCCTTCAGGCGGACAACCTGCGCCGTGCCGGTCTTCCCCGCAACCGTGAAACCTGGAATCCTCGCAGCATGGGCCGTGCCTTTCGGGTCGTTCACCGCTCCCACCAAAGCGGGAATGATCCGATCCCAGACATCAGGGGAAACCTTTGAGTTCAACGAAGCGGACGGGTCTTTTCGGTATAGTTCCTCTCCATCTGCGCTTACGATCACCTCGGCGAGATAGGGCGCCTTGATAATTCCCCGTCTCGCGATCGTGGCAAAGAGATTAGCCATCTGGATGGGGGTCACCAGGACGTAGCCCTGTCCTATGGAGGCGGAAAGGGTTTCGCCTGGGAACCAGGGAACATCGTGGACAGAGCGTTTCCATTGGGGGGTGGGGATCAGCCCCGCGGATTCACCGGGAAGATCGATTCCGGTTTTTCTCCCGAGCCCCAGTGCGAAGGCCCATTTCGACAACCCTTCGATCCCGGTTTTTTCCCCCGCCTGATAGAAATAGACGTCGCATGACTCGACAATCCCCTTATACAGGTTTACATTCCCATGCCCGCCGCGCTTCCAGTCATGATAAAGCCTGCCCCCGTAATAGAAACCCCCTTTACAGGTCACATCCTTGTCCGGGTCCAGCGTCCCCGTCATCAGGGCCGCCACGGCAGTGACTACCTTGAAGGTTGACCCGGGCGGGTAGACACCCCTGATTGCACGGGTCTGAAGCGGGTGGTTCGGATCCTTCAGGATCTCCTCCCATCTCTGTCTGGTAAGCCTGAGAGAGAACTCGTTGGGATCGAAACCCGGCCGGCTTACCATCGCAAGGACCTCACCGGTTCTTATGTTCAGCAGGACACCGGCTCCATGGTTGTCGCCTATTGCATCCTCCAGCTCCTTCTGAAGACGGATATCTATGGTCGTGGTCAGATCAGCCCCGGGCACAGGTGCGGTGATACCGAGAACGTTAATCTCTCGTCCCCGGGCATCCACCTCCACCTGTCTGCCGCCATCCCTTCCGCGCAGATATCGATCATAAACCTTCTCCAATCCGAACTTCCCAACCATATCTTCCCTGCGCGCCCCTTGGTATTTCCCTGAGGCGAGTTGGGCGGAGGATATCTCCCCGATATATCCCAGAAGATGGGAGGCCGTGCTGCCGTAGGGGTAAAAACGCCGTGGGACAGGCTTGAGGATAGTACCCGGGAAGCTGTCCCGCCGGGTCTCAAAAAGGGCCACCTCCCGATAATCAAGGTTTTCAAATATGATAATCGCTCTATATGGCGCACGTCTGGCCTCGGTCAGGAGCCGGTCCAGGACATCACCAGGGTCTCTGCCCAGAAGGCTGCCCAGTTTTATGATTTCCGCCTTCCGGTCGGGATTCATATCAACGGGCATCACGGACAACTGGTAATTGGGGGTACTGTCCGCCAGAATTGTCCCATTCCTGTCCCTGATAATCCCGCGGGTCGCGAGCATCTCAACGAGCCTTATCCGGTTATTGTCGGAAAGGTTCAGGTATTTTCCGTAAAGGAGGACCTGAAGTCTCCAGAAATCACCCAGGAGGAACAGAAAACCCAGGACGACAAGCCCGACAGTGACGGCCAGTTTCTTTTCCATCAGGGGAAGCTGTTCCCTGACACTCTTTGAGATGGAAGACATGTGTCACCCGCCCAGGCTCAGTTCCTCATCACCCCGGATGCCGATCTTAGATTCAACACGGTCCAGGAGAGAACTGATGAGCAGGACGAGGGCGGTGTTGACAACCACAAACCCCACGACAGACAAGGACACAATGGAGGGCGCGGGAAGGGAAAAGCTGTACAGGGTCAGAAGCTTGGAAACGAGCCCGCCCAGGACGGCTCCCAATGCCGAACCGGCCCGGTGAAAGGCATCTTTGGCGAAAAGTTTCTCCTTGAG includes:
- the mrdA gene encoding penicillin-binding protein 2, translated to MSSISKSVREQLPLMEKKLAVTVGLVVLGFLFLLGDFWRLQVLLYGKYLNLSDNNRIRLVEMLATRGIIRDRNGTILADSTPNYQLSVMPVDMNPDRKAEIIKLGSLLGRDPGDVLDRLLTEARRAPYRAIIIFENLDYREVALFETRRDSFPGTILKPVPRRFYPYGSTASHLLGYIGEISSAQLASGKYQGARREDMVGKFGLEKVYDRYLRGRDGGRQVEVDARGREINVLGITAPVPGADLTTTIDIRLQKELEDAIGDNHGAGVLLNIRTGEVLAMVSRPGFDPNEFSLRLTRQRWEEILKDPNHPLQTRAIRGVYPPGSTFKVVTAVAALMTGTLDPDKDVTCKGGFYYGGRLYHDWKRGGHGNVNLYKGIVESCDVYFYQAGEKTGIEGLSKWAFALGLGRKTGIDLPGESAGLIPTPQWKRSVHDVPWFPGETLSASIGQGYVLVTPIQMANLFATIARRGIIKAPYLAEVIVSADGEELYRKDPSASLNSKVSPDVWDRIIPALVGAVNDPKGTAHAARIPGFTVAGKTGTAQVVRLKDWEGKKPEEIPLELRDHGWFAAFAPAEDPEVAVAVVVEHGGHGSSSAAPIVGRILRKYREIMVKSGYDAAKPPGEGT
- the rodA gene encoding rod shape-determining protein RodA — translated: MKRFFGLPDVDWVMLASALILSFIGIMIIRSATVNNPSEGYYLKQAYWLAVAVAAYFVGYFIDRRHLRRSAYLLYGAVFAVLTTLAVVGKISGGVQRWIHIGGLTIQPSEIAKLALVLALARYFHKQKQSPPYGLDGIAVPMAMVAAYVIPVALQPDLGTAIFFILLAIPIFLMVGIKRWTILFMTGSAALVAPFLFFTMKGYQQERILNFLNPERDPLGSGYHIVQSKIAIGSGGFFGKGYLQGTQSQLRFIPEQHTDFIVSVLGEEFGFVGIVLVLGLMLFLTLWMLSHVEATRTRFGVLTVVGISCGLAMQEVINIAMAIGILPVVGLPLPFLSYGGSSLVSVWLGLGIVAGFRRRKTWP